The Candidatus Krumholzibacteriia bacterium sequence GGTCTCGTCGAGGTAGTGGTTGATGAGGGCCTGTTCCATCTCCGCGTCGTAGGCCTCGATCACCTTCGGGTGTTCGAAGTAGCCCTCGCGCTCGGCGTGCGTGCGCAGCAGCAGGCGCTCGATCTGGCGCTCCAGCGACTGTTCGAGGATGGGCTCGAAGCCCCGGTCGCCCATCTCCAGGGCGATGCGTCCGGTTGCGTCGCGGAGTTCACCCTCGGTCATCAGGTGCTCGTCGTCGATCACCAGTGCCGGATCCTCGGAGCCGGTGCGGAACTCGCCCCGGAAGACCAGGTCGCCGTCCTCCCGCATGCGCTCCAGTGCGTTCTCGTGGATCTCGACGGGTGTCTCGGCCCGCAGCTCCGCCACGAAGTGGTCCCAGGCCTCTTCTTGTATGTCCGAGAGGATTGCTCCGCGGATGAACTCGCGGTAGGTCTCCAGTTCGCCCCAGTCCGGATCGGCGCGTTGCTCCACACGGACCACTGCCCAGGCCTGCCGGTAACGGAAGGGCTCGGAGAGTTCACCCACGTCGAGTCCACGCGCGGCGTCGCGCAGGGTGTTCTCCACGTCGGCCCAGTGGACGAAATTGTGCAGGCCGCCCTTCACGGCCTTCGGGTCGAGCGAGCGTTCGCGCCCGAGGGCGTCCATGTCGGCACCGGCCCCGATCGCCACCCGGGCCGCAACGATCTCCTCGCGGGTGCGCAGCGAGATCTGTCGCAGCTGGATCCGGTGGTACATGTCGGCGAAGAACTCCTTGATCTGCTCCTCGCTCACCTCACTCGGTTGCTCGTAGCGGTCGCGCACGAATTCACGGACGGCCACGCGGGTCGCGGCCTCCTCGACCGATTCGACCAGCAGCGGTTCTTCGTGCAGTTGCATGGCGACGGACTCCTGCACGATCAGGGCGTCGTTGACCGCCTTGTCGAGCAACCGCACCAGGAGCTCTTCGCCGGCCATGCTCATGTCGTTGCGTCCGTGCGACTTCATGATCATGGCGTCGATCCGGTCACTGCGGATCTCTTCGCCGTTGACCTCGATCAACACCGCGGAGTCGTCGGCCGGATCGGCGGCGAGCGTGGGCGAGGCGATGACGACCACCACGGCCATCAGCAACGCGCTTCGCATCCACCGGGTCGGGAACATCACTGGTCTCCTTCTCGTTGCATCCACTCGACGACGTCTTCCATGCAGGAGCGGGCGAGTCGCCACATCGAA is a genomic window containing:
- a CDS encoding peptidyl-prolyl cis-trans isomerase; translation: MFPTRWMRSALLMAVVVVIASPTLAADPADDSAVLIEVNGEEIRSDRIDAMIMKSHGRNDMSMAGEELLVRLLDKAVNDALIVQESVAMQLHEEPLLVESVEEAATRVAVREFVRDRYEQPSEVSEEQIKEFFADMYHRIQLRQISLRTREEIVAARVAIGAGADMDALGRERSLDPKAVKGGLHNFVHWADVENTLRDAARGLDVGELSEPFRYRQAWAVVRVEQRADPDWGELETYREFIRGAILSDIQEEAWDHFVAELRAETPVEIHENALERMREDGDLVFRGEFRTGSEDPALVIDDEHLMTEGELRDATGRIALEMGDRGFEPILEQSLERQIERLLLRTHAEREGYFEHPKVIEAYDAEMEQALINHYLDETVVSKIRFRRDEFEEFYEENQDRFRGSTEVKVSFLLLGSKDEADEAYRRLLDGADFEYLKEELQGGGHGSDTAKWAPIEMFSPDIVEAVGDMEVGDTSGVLPFNERYMIVRLDGRRGGEVLPLEQVEMQIREAMFQKQFQERLDEQLRLLKERSEIVRHDDRIREYFSAES